In Brachypodium distachyon strain Bd21 chromosome 5, Brachypodium_distachyon_v3.0, whole genome shotgun sequence, the genomic window ACATGTTGGTCTTCTTCCCGAACTTTTTCTCCTGCGGAGGAATCATCCaccaaaaggggaaaacaaTAAGCTAAATTCCCCGCCCAGCCGCCAGGAAATCGATCCGATACTGGAAGTAGCCCCATCGATCGAAACATGGTTTGTTTCTTACTGCATCACGCTTCGGCTTTCGGGCCTTGGACGCCGGAGctgccttcttctttttctggaccATGGCGCTGTGCTTCCGTGGAGTCTCGAgatgtcgacggcggcgggagggggGAGGGAGCAGAGAGCTATCGAACTCCGccggagaaagagagagatcgGAGGAAAAggagcaggaaaaaaaaatattctagGCCTCCTAATGGACTTTTACGAAGGGGCCAGATAGGCCGGGACGGGCTGAGCCCATTCGTATTTAACCAGATCACATTTCCATGGGCCTTGGAGCTGTTCTCGCACTGCCGGCAGAAACCCTCACTCTcccattttctaaaaaaaaaaaagaaaaacctccctccctctccccggAGCTCAAAGCGGaggagctcttcttcctcgtcgggTTCCTTTGGATCCGAGGGAAGAAAATGATGCCCTTACTATTGGGTATCTTGGAAGCCTGCATACCTAGTTAAATCTTATGCGGTCCGGGTTCCTTTCATATGTAACTTTATATTGTACGTTTTGGCCTATGCCTATATATGGTGCTGCAATGTGATGCGTATCTATTTCTGGTCATGTAACGTGCTTCTTGATATATTTAGTTGGGCGTACTTTTATGGAAAGCCTTGGAAACAACCTGTATGGGGGGTGTCAACTCAGGACTCGTCTGTTGAAACAGTGGCAAGAGACCATCTCGTTGTGATGCTGTCTGCCCGGTATTGTTGCTTCCTTCAAGCAGAAATGTTTGTTGACCTTAACAGTTCTCACTTCTAATTGTCATTAGCCCGATGATCAACATGGGCCTTTTTAAGCCATTTGGTAACTTGTTGCAGTGAGCTAGTGACTCAAAAGTTCCAAATAATAAGTGTTTGATATTCATTACTACCCAATATGGTATCGATGCAATATTTCCTCGGTCATgaaatactccgtatatgcTTTGTACCAGTGTATACAGAttgttttgaagaaaatatattttcatcaaaatgtGTCTGGCCAAAGTGCAACCTTACAATGGCACGAGTCTTGTGACATGGGGGTCATATGGGGTGGGGTAAAGTGTTCTTTTGTTCAAGATCTTGGGGAATCACAGATACTCCTGAACCGAACTGAATTCCCAATTCAGGTGCAGTCGTGCAAATTGCAATTGGGGTGGAGTGGTAGATCGATCCCTCCCATGtcatgccgccgcctcccgtcTCGAGCAAGATCTGGAGGCCGGCCATGAAGCCccccgccctcctcgccgtcctcctcctcctctccctctccttcctcctcttcctcctcaggCCCACCTCCccgcccttcctcctctccgcaCAGACCTCCGGcaccgaccgccgccgcctcagcgTCTACGTCACCGACCTGCCCCGCGCGCTCAACCACGGCCTGCTCGACCTCTACTGGTCTCTCCCCACCGCCGACGCCCGCATCCCGGCCTCCTCCGACCCGGaccacccgccgccgcgcgcgcacCCGCCCTACCCCGCCAGCCCCCTCATCAGGCAGTACAGCGCCGAGTACTGgctcctcgcctccctcctccgccccggccCCGCATCGTCCTCCGCCGTGAGCGTCGTCGCGGACTGGACGGAGGCCGACGTCGTCTTCGTGCCCTTCTTCGCGACGCTCTCCGCGGAGCTGGAGCTCGGGTGGGGCGCCACCAAGGGCGCGTTCCGCAGGAAGGAGGGGAACGCCGACTACCGCCGCCAGCGGGAGGTCGTCGACCGCGTCACCGCGCACCCGGCGTGGCGCCGGTCCGGCGGCCGCGACCACGTCTTCGTCCTCACAGGTAATTCGGCTGGCCAGCTGCTGGATTTCCGGGCCGGCAAGCGAGTTTGAGTCGATCCAAGTGTGGGTTAATGGGAATGCACCTTGTTCTAGAACAATCATCCATTGCTGTCAACTGTGCATATTTATTTGGTCAGTCTAGTTAAGTTCTGCTGTTGTCGATATTGTTTACTGTGCTCAACAGTCAATACCAGTTCTAATGAAGTCATGCTATTTTCTCTTTCAACATGATGGGTTTGTTCTAAATCAGACCATGAGAATTTGCACGATCTATTCATGTTGATATTTAAGTGCTGAAGGAGACAATTCTGCATATGCACTTTCCGAAAGAGATATTTGAAGGGTTAACGTTAACTCTGCAACTCTGAGTGTATGAGAGCTCCAAATGATCGTTGTCACTGTTGGTAGTTACTGCCTAGGTGTGTGATTAAGAAGTGGCTTACCTTGAAATGTCACCAATTAAGAAACTAAGGATTATGCAACTGTATCCATAGTACCACACTTCACTGTTGCAGAGCAAATAGCCAAATACTGTGATATTTATGCAAGTGACGCAGTAGCGTTTGGCGTGTTGTTTATGTCTTGGTGAAGATTGATTTGCCTAGCagcttatttttcttttggatgcTCAGGTCATGTTAAATACTGAGGCATTATTTGACAGACCCTATGGCAATGTGGCATGTCCGGGCGGAGATTGCTCCAGCAATTTTACTGGTGGTTGATTTTGGCGGGTGGTACAAACTCGATTCAAAATCTGCAGGCAGCAACTCTTCTCATATGATACAGCATACTCAAGTGTCATTGCTGAAAGATGTCATCATACCTTACACACATTTGCTACCGACCTTGCAATTGTCAGAAAACATGGATCGCCCCACTCTTCTGTACTTCAAGGGAGCCAAGCACAGGCATCGGGTGTGTACTATTTATCATAAAATCAAAGCACCTGATATATGCACTATATTTGGACAGGTTTATATGCAATCTGGAAACCATTTTGTACCTTACTTTTCACTTGCATTTCATCACCAGTTTCATAGAAATGTGTTATATTTTACTTCTTAAGCCTGGGTTGCAttcttttaatttttaattgCCTATGTAGTACCTGAAACTAACACTTGAAGTAAAAAGAATAAACCTAAAATTTATTCTAATAAAAACCTCCCAGATCGCTCTTATATGTGAGGCTCGCTTTGCTTTTTCAAATAATCAAATGTTTGCCTCTTTTTTACTTTTAAGCATTGTGCTTTCAACAGGAATTCGTCACTTATGCAGTGTACATTAGTAGAACTCTAGGGTATAGTTTTTATGCCTTTATTTGCTTTCTTAAGATTGGTAGTGACAACAGAAAACAAGTGATTGAGCAGTAGGCTAGATTGTCGCTATGGTTTCAGTATGAGTGAAGTAGCTGACTTTGGTATAGCAAAGGGAGGCTTATACTGCTTgcaagatactccctccgatccatattaattgactcaaatttgcccaaatatggatgtctCTATGCCtaaaagacgtctagatacatttaatatttcgacaactaatatggatcggagggagtactaaataaaACCATTCATCTGACTAAtccatttatttgtttttcaggGTGGTTTGGTGCGTGAAAAACTATGGGACGTGATGATTAATGAGCCTGGTGTTGTCATGGAAGAAGGCTTTCCTAATGCCACGGGGCGTGAACAATCAATAAAAGGGATGCGGACATCAGAGTTTTGCTTGCACCCAGCTGGCGACACCCCAAGTTCATGTCGCCTGTTTGATGCTGTTGCTAGTCTTTGCATACCGGTCATTGTTAGCGATGACATCGAGCTTCCTTTTGAAGGCATGATAGACTACACAGAATTCTCCATTTTTGTGTCAGTCGGTAACGCGATGAGACCAAAATGGCTAGCAAGCTACTTAAAGACCATCTCCAAGCAGCAGAAGGATGAATTCCGAAGAAACCTGGCTAAAGTCCAGCATATCTTTGAGTACGAGAACAGTCACCATGGTAGCACGGGCTCTGCCCCAGAAGATGGTGCTGTCAACCATATATGGAAAAAGATTCATCAGAAGTTGCCGATGATCCAAGAAGCAATCATCCGGGAGAAGCGGAAGCCTGAAGGAGCATCAATCCCACTTCGGTGCCATTGTACATGACCACGTCGCCGATTCGTTGATCCCTCCATCCCACTAAAGGCTTATCTCAatgcatgttttttgtttttcggtTTGTAGTTGCAAATAGGAGCATGTAACAGTAGGCCAACGTGTTGTTGAGGGGGTTGGTTTGTTCACTTAAGAATCGTCCATTGAATGGAATCCCCTACATTATCCAGAAGAGAGGAGGATGAACAGGATTTGATGCATAGTGATTCTaaataattaagaaaaaagTTTAGCTAGATAATGGTATCCTAATACTTATTTCGTACTTAAAATGGCTAAGGAGACAAGTAAACATTTGAAGCCAGTGCAGGAGGAGTTCAAAACATCCAGTTCCTAGATTCGATTTGCAGTGTTGCCAAACAACATAAAGGCTACAAACATGGTGGCCAATGGAACAGAGATATTGTCATCTACAACATCAGTTACAGGAATACACTCCACCACAGTAGCtgccaacgcaacaagaaccAGTTTACCAAACGTTTCCTCCCAGTTGACATGGATGTAACCAAGCCACGAGAAGTAGGACAGCATCCTGCAACAATGAAACGAATCAAGCAAGTCATTCATCGTGTGTAAAAATCTGTCTTGAGACAGTAGACGGGCATCACAAGAACCCTACAAAGCGGATAGCAGGAACCCAGAAATGAACATGGCCACACTCCCAGCCcagctcttcttcttgttgaatGGCAGCTTCAGTGAGCCGTACCTTCTCCCGACAATGTCAGCAAAGCCTGTGAAGTCAAGATGCAAATAGCCGAAGATTTAGCGAAATGATCAGGTCATAAGTGTAAATAGGGTGTTACTGAACCTGTAACCGTGCTCAGTGGCAGTGATTTCCATCTTACCGTCACCACCGCTCATCATGGACAAGGAGACAATTCCAATTGGCGAGTCACGCCAGAAGGCTAGAACAATGAGCAGTAGCACTATGACATAGTAAAGAGGACCTCTCAGCAATTCCCTGTCAGCAACCAGAGATTGTGTCAAGGAGATGTCTGTCttcaagaagaaagaagaagaactgcCAGAAGAACGGGATTACTCTCGTTTTCCTTCACGGGTCACTGATTTTACAAGAGCTTCGTCAGAGTAGAAACCGAGTCCATAGGTCAGAAGCCTTATGCCGTTCAAGAATGGAACTACTGCCGCGAAGAACCGTGCTTCGTTCGAATTACTGCAAACAGACTGAGTCTTTCTTAAGGTCTCTAGTCTAGCATGAAGATGTTAAAGCATATTGATCCTGGAGATAGTTGGAGGGAGGACCTGAAGAGTGGCCATGAAGACATGAACATAACCCCCGATAGCACATGCACGATCTTTCTGCTCAAGCTCTGCCTTCAACAGTGACAAAACACCAGAAGTTAGCAAGCAAGAATCAGAACAGAGGTTTAGGCATGGTATTGTTAAACTACCAATGGTTGTGTTTGAGTGTTTGCCCTGTTCTGAACGCAACGGCGTGCTAAGCTTTCGATTGTTCTGAAGAAAGCAAACACTCAAGGAatgtttgtttggttgtttGATCAACCAAATAATTTGACCCTTTTTAATCtatttctccgtccaacaaaggatgtctcaactttgactaaatttggatgcatctatacactacactaagtcatgtctaaatatatccaaattttgactaacttgaaacatcttttgttggacggaggaagtatattcTATACTGGCTGAAATTAGTCTCTACTCCCTCCAGTTtgatcggaggaagtaattattttttagCAGTGGCCAGTGAGTTTGCAGCAAGAAAGCTCGATCTGGATCTGAAACTAAAACCAATAAGTTCAGTAAACCCATAAGATCTTCCTAGCAATAATTGCAGCTAACTAAGTTCAGTAAACACATCGAATCCCCGTTCGGTTCAGTCGCACCAATAGCCCAATCATCATCACATGAAACAAGCAAAATGCGAGGGTGGGGGATTAAACCGAAGAAGCGCACGAGACCTGTTCGACGAGACGCCGCTCGGTGAGCGCGTCGAAGGCGCGCACGAGGGAGTACGCCCCCGCGGTGACGAGCAGcgtggcgccgccgtcccgcagcagcagcgccgaaaccggcgccgacgccgatgccgcgagcgccgcccccgccgccacggccgggACACCGGCGACgatccaccgccgcggccgccgcggcgcaggGGACGCGGGAAGAAGgtcggaggtggaggagcggGAGCGCGATATGAGCAGGGAAGCCGGGGAGGAGGGGAACGCGAGCGCGCCGccgggccgcgccgccgccatgtggTCCGCCGGTCCTTCCTGGCTgcgtgcgcgcgccgccggagaGCGAGCGAGCGGGCGAATTTGGGTGGCAACCTTTGCTGTAGCAAATTTGTCCGGGCGCGCGCTCGGGTCGTGTGGATTGGATCGTTGGACAGTTATGGTAGCGTAGTTTTCGTAAGGCTGGATGCGGTGTACGAAGTACTGTAGTACGGTGTAGACTCCCgcgtgtgtgcgtgtgtggaCCCTCTTGCGTATCTAGCGGTGATTGTCGTGGCCCCACCTGCCGGGCTGTGGGTCACTGTCTCCCTGGCTTAGCGATTTTCAGGGCATCAGCATTTTCCACCAGATCCAAACAGTATGAATTGAACAACACTCAGTGAAGGCAACATATATCTTATGGATCCGTCGCTTGTAAACAACAGTGGTTGAAGGCAACATATCTTATGCAGTCAAGAAGATAAATTGATCGAAACAACTAGTACTCAACAACAATTACGCTCATTTTGGTTACTGGAATCAGGTGGAATGTAATGGAACCGTGCTACTTTTGGAGGCCGTTCTTGTGTTTGGTCGAAGGAACTAAGAAGAATGGGACGGAACCAACTGGTTCCACAAAAAAGAATATTCCCCTTATATGCGGAACCGTCCGGTGACTCAAACTCAAAAAATGAGGTATCAATCCGTTCCTCGTCTCCCGTGACTCTCCTTCTCGTCTCCCCTCCTCGGTAGAAAATTCTCTAGGAACGGGCCGCACGTCCTCTCCGCTGAGGCCCCTCCTAGATGCTGACAACTCTACTCACGGCACCAATCTTAACGCGTCTCTGAATCCCAAGTATTTGATACGTATCTGTCTAGGTCCGTACACATCACGTATACGCGCCTCTAAACAGTTTCCGTCGAGGCCTAAAATCCAGGCACACGATCAGCTAATTGGAACCAACTCTGGGTCCTCGTGTTGAGACGAGAGAGCCATGGCGTGGTCGGGCGAATCTCCACATGCAATGACCTCCGCGGACCAATACGCAGCCGCTGTCGCCGTAGCGCCTACGTCCACCGGTGTGAAGATCCCGGACGCCGAGCACACAGCCAATGCCGATGGCAGCAACGTACTGCATACCGGTGATCAGATGATGGCGGTCGCACAACTGGTTCCTTCTTTTTCACTCGACTCGTCCGGCGATCAAGTTGCCGCTAGCACTCTGCATGTGGCTGGTGACAAAACGATGCAAGCGTCAGCTGGCTCTACTTTCATGATGGGGAATTATGGATCGATCTTGATTGGTACCACGTTAACAGGTTCAGCTAGAACATCATCCCCCACTAAGGTACATATCCATGTGTTAGTTTGTGCAAACAAAAGCATGGTTTGTTAGTATAATTCAgttaatatatatttgaaagCAGGTGTATGATACCAATTGTGAATCATTAATTGTTCCTAAAGTTGGGATGGCATTCAAGTCAGAAGAGGAAGCATACGAGTTTTACAATAATTATGCCGGTAAGATTGGTTTTAGCATTAGAAAGAGCCACTCAAAGTTGAGACCAGATAAAACCGTATTTAAGAAACATATAGTTTGTAGTAGTGAAGGGGAACGAGAGGCTCATTCAAAACATGAAACTGTGAAACAAAATGCTATAACAAGGTCCGGTTGTGATGCCCGTATTCAGTTTAGTATTGCTCGGGATGGCGTTTGGAGGGTGCAGAAGGTTGTATTGGAGCACAATCATTATCTCGCAAGTCCGGATAAAAGACACATGTTGCGGTCACAGCGCCGTTTGATAGAGTCAGATAAAGTTGTGATAGGTCATATGAGGGAAGCGGGATTAAAGCCCGCAGATGTAtacaaaattttcaaacagTGGTATGGAGGACCTCAGCATGTACCTTTTCTGCGGGTGGATAGCAATAACCATATTGGCCGCGAGCGCAAAAAGTATTTGGAAGTCAATGACGCTCAAACATTGTTGGAGTTCTTAAAAAACAAGCAATTAAAagatccttcttttttttatgccaTACAATTAGATGAGAAGGATTGCCGGATAGCTAATTTCTTTTGGGCAGATGGTCAAGCTATCATGGATTATGCTTGTTTTGGTGATGCTTTGTCATTTGACACCACTTTTCAGACAAACAAGTTTGAAATGCCTTTTGCACCACTCCTTGGAACAAACCATCATAAGCAAACCATTCTTTTCGGAGCTGCACTATTATGTGATGAAACCACTGACTCGTTTATATGGCTCTTCAACACATTTTTAACAGCAATGTCTGGGAAACGACCTGTTACAATTTTTACAGATCAATGTGCAGCTATGGCCAAAGCAATTAGCATTGTTTTCCCAAGCACAAAACACTTCCTCTACATTTGGCACATTTATCAAAATGCCGCTAAACATCTTAGCCATGTAATTTCAAGCATCCTCGGTTTCTTGCTGATTTTAAGAAAGTTGTATATCTAGAAAATTCAGTGCCATACTTTGAGCAGAAGTGGCAACAGTTGTTGATTGAATATGACCTTGTGGAGAACTCATGGATACAAACGCTATTTGGTTTGCGTGAGAAGTGGGCTGTTGTGTACCGCAATGATTCATTTCATGCCGACATGACCTCAACTCAAAGGAGTGAATGTATGAACAATGTGTTCAAGAAACAATTTCGCAAGAAGCTCTGCCTTTCAGAGCTCTTAGTACAGTATGAGAAGTGTGCTACTAGTCTTCGTGAAAATGAACTAGATGCAGATTTTAAGTCACGAAAGACTAAACCTGTTACTTATATAAGGAATTTACCTATGTTGAAAACTGCAGCCGAGTCATATACAAGGAGGCTCTATTTTGATTTCGAGGAGCAGTTCAAACATCAATTTTCAGTCACGTGCGAGATGATTTCGACGGTGGGAACTATGAAAACTTATAAGGTGATGCCAGTGGCATTTGAGGATGAGGCACTAGTCATCTTTAATCATGAGAATCTGTTTGTATCATGTTTTTGTAGAAGATACGAATCCAAAGGTACGTAATCATCTTTTAACATTTGTTCGTTTATAAAATGTTGTCTTACTCCGTGTTTTATGATGTCATAGGTCTGTTGTGCAAACATGCTCTCCGAGTGTTCAATATCAACGAGGTTTTCACTTTACCATTGCAATATATACTGCACAGACGGACAAAGTATGCAAAAAGaggatattttttgaataatcAAGAAACTACCAATGCAACCCCACTTGTTCTTATATTGGTCACTCTCAATTACATAGATAGTAGAGTTTGTCTTGTTACATGGTTCATCAATAGTAGGTGCCGGGAACACAGTAAATGCAAATACTTTTGTGGGAGAAGGTCCTCAACAATTTGCCGTAAGACAGATTGCTCTACTTTCTTCAATATTTTCATGTAATACTGTACCACAAAAATTCTAAATGTTTCTATACCTATTATGACACAGGCATCTTTTGGGGCAAGCACAATAACTAATACTCCAATTCCACAGTTCACAAATTATATGTTTCATGGAGAAGGTCTTCAACAATTTTCTGTGAGATAGATTACTCGGCCTTGTTTATTGACAAACAATTTCATGTAATTTAACTATCCCAAAAACAACCATAAATATTTTCAGACTTATTATGACATAGGGTTCTTTGGAGGCAAGATCACTGACTAATACCGGAATGACACAGTTCGCAAATAATATGTTTCATCGAGAAGGTCCTCAACAATTTACCGTGAGACATGTCTCAAGCTATTTTATACTTCCCGTGTAATATAATTGTACCACATTAATTCTGAGCACCGCCTAACTTTTCATGACACAGGGTTCTTTTGAGGACAGCACAAGTTTTGGTACCACAACAATACCACACTTCACAAATAATACTTTTCATGGGGATTCTTCGACCATGTTTGGTTCATTCATCCAAGGAGGATTTACAGACCTTCTACTTCAAAATGATCAAGCTTCAGAGTTGCTGCATACTTCGAGAAGATTGGATTTTGATGTAAATCCTGGAGGATGGAAGGAGTAGGCATAGCAGTaatttgttttccttcttgtgGTCATAGACCGATATAGAAATGCTAGTTTTAGAACTAAAATATCTGTAATGCTGCACTGGATCATTACAAAGAGTATGTTTTACCAATATCGTCCCTCATCATCGCCATTCCATTGACAATATGTCTGTTAATTTGCTTTTACCATTGTACAGTGCTTCTCTTTAATTCTTTTGTGCTTGCTTAAATTGTTGGAACTTTGATTAGTAAATTTCGCCCCAAATGATGCTCTGGACCTGAAGTGCTTGCTTTCTCCAAGTGCATTAAAGCTTCAGCTCTAGCCCATCGATTATTTAGCTCACGTCAAGAATACTAGGATTACcagaaaaatatttcaaaCAATCTCAAATTTGAGGGCAGCAAACCACATGTTCATTCATTCATCAATCTGATATATACACACTGGTATTTTTACAATTTCACAATACACAAAGTCTACTGGTACCATGTTCTAATTTCTCAACACTAAGCATAGTACCAAAAGACTCCTGCTTCACCTCATATAGACCTGCAGTTCACAGAATAATTGTGACTCTGAGTCTACAGGCATAGCACTAGCACTCTAGCAGACGGTGTACAACCGAAGGAAACATCCTGGCAATTTAGCATTCTAATGGAAACAAAGCTTTGTAGAGAACGAAGCTCTGCTAGCTGAATGTGAGGAATTCAGAAATGTCTGAACAAGATTTTGACTGCCTGCATAAGACAATAACATAGttcagtaaaaaaattatagtATTTCGTAGAAAATACAAGAGGGAAAGAAAACCGTGGAATCGCATTGCTTGGAGCTTTGTTTCCACCGTCGGTTGAAGCGCCGGCGCGAGCGTATCTGCGACAAGCATCGGAGCCGTGTGGAGGCGGATCACGAGCAAaaggcggcggtggggaaTTGGGGGCTCGCCGGCACTTACGTTTCCGCGAGATGCAGAAGCGCCGTGCTGGGGCTGACCGCAAGCAGGAACCGGCGGCTGGGGCTGACCGCGAGCAggaatcggcggcggcgagtcgAACGCTTGCCGGCTCCAGCGCTTCCGCGAGATGCAGCTGGATCTGGCCGATTAGGGTTGATGGGTTTTTCTTTCTGGTATTTGATCAATACGATACAGATACGTTTTGTGTCAAAcaagcaaaaaatatgaaatagTATTTGAGGATTCGGAGACGCGTTAAGATTGGTGACTTGAGCTGACTTCAGCATCCTAGGAGGGGCATCACGGGAGAGGACGTGCGGCCCGTTCCCACAGAA contains:
- the LOC100832093 gene encoding probable arabinosyltransferase ARAD1 isoform X1, giving the protein MPPPPVSSKIWRPAMKPPALLAVLLLLSLSFLLFLLRPTSPPFLLSAQTSGTDRRRLSVYVTDLPRALNHGLLDLYWSLPTADARIPASSDPDHPPPRAHPPYPASPLIRQYSAEYWLLASLLRPGPASSSAVSVVADWTEADVVFVPFFATLSAELELGWGATKGAFRRKEGNADYRRQREVVDRVTAHPAWRRSGGRDHVFVLTDPMAMWHVRAEIAPAILLVVDFGGWYKLDSKSAGSNSSHMIQHTQVSLLKDVIIPYTHLLPTLQLSENMDRPTLLYFKGAKHRHRVCTIYHKIKAPDICTIFGQGGLVREKLWDVMINEPGVVMEEGFPNATGREQSIKGMRTSEFCLHPAGDTPSSCRLFDAVASLCIPVIVSDDIELPFEGMIDYTEFSIFVSVGNAMRPKWLASYLKTISKQQKDEFRRNLAKVQHIFEYENSHHGSTGSAPEDGAVNHIWKKIHQKLPMIQEAIIREKRKPEGASIPLRCHCT
- the LOC100832093 gene encoding probable arabinosyltransferase ARAD1 isoform X2 encodes the protein MPPPPVSSKIWRPAMKPPALLAVLLLLSLSFLLFLLRPTSPPFLLSAQTSGTDRRRLSVYVTDLPRALNHGLLDLYWSLPTADARIPASSDPDHPPPRAHPPYPASPLIRQYSAEYWLLASLLRPGPASSSAVSVVADWTEADVVFVPFFATLSAELELGWGATKGAFRRKEGNADYRRQREVVDRVTAHPAWRRSGGRDHVFVLTDPMAMWHVRAEIAPAILLVVDFGGWYKLDSKSAGSNSSHMIQHTQVSLLKDVIIPYTHLLPTLQLSENMDRPTLLYFKGAKHRHRGGLVREKLWDVMINEPGVVMEEGFPNATGREQSIKGMRTSEFCLHPAGDTPSSCRLFDAVASLCIPVIVSDDIELPFEGMIDYTEFSIFVSVGNAMRPKWLASYLKTISKQQKDEFRRNLAKVQHIFEYENSHHGSTGSAPEDGAVNHIWKKIHQKLPMIQEAIIREKRKPEGASIPLRCHCT
- the LOC100839061 gene encoding probable phytol kinase, chloroplastic → MAAARPGGALAFPSSPASLLISRSRSSTSDLLPASPAPRRPRRWIVAGVPAVAAGAALAASASAPVSALLLRDGGATLLVTAGAYSLVRAFDALTERRLVEQSLSRKIVHVLSGVMFMSSWPLFSNSNEARFFAAVVPFLNGIRLLTYGLGFYSDEALVKSVTREGKREELLRGPLYYVIVLLLIVLAFWRDSPIGIVSLSMMSGGDGFADIVGRRYGSLKLPFNKKKSWAGSVAMFISGFLLSALMLSYFSWLGYIHVNWEETFGKLVLVALAATVVECIPVTDVVDDNISVPLATMFVAFMLFGNTANRI